The Hymenobacter baengnokdamensis genome includes a region encoding these proteins:
- a CDS encoding T9SS type A sorting domain-containing protein — MKKLLPLLSLLAPTHVVLAQFAPAVNLQPGAVITLPAGAYPNVLALGDFTQDFRADIAVCQRGLGTVGIYTQGLGGTFTSTPVSTYPIGVGPTGLVAVSLSNSFQTPPLDLVAVSAESNTFTLLLNKGDGSGTFAPAPKQNPPYDNYLGGNDKGVSPKLLTADLNGDHWPEFIYTFDTPAFLPYCGVFRRTLLPNIALDTRKLDSFSPGFAPASVALDDFDRDGTQDAVLTDPAGNGVTVRFAHRVDKDQSWSSSYFATSCQLTSGLSRPIQVATGDLNRDYLPDLAVAQEGSASIMVFLNLQNQQFGAQVPYALSAPARQVLLTDLNGDNQPEMLVLTADNKLQVFQHTGALDVTRYGKPMQLATGDNPTTMQVRDMNGDQRPDVVVACAGDNTVRIYLNQSVLATRPQQLAGIEVYPNPATDQLMITRLATPGGPLTAVLLDALGREVRHRELSAPQVALSVADLPRGVYVLRLTAAEGVFSQRIVVQ; from the coding sequence ATGAAAAAACTCCTACCCTTGCTCTCCCTGCTAGCCCCCACCCACGTGGTGCTGGCCCAGTTCGCCCCCGCCGTTAATCTGCAGCCGGGCGCCGTTATTACCTTGCCAGCCGGGGCCTATCCCAATGTGCTGGCCCTGGGCGATTTCACCCAGGACTTCCGCGCCGACATTGCCGTGTGCCAGCGTGGGTTAGGCACGGTGGGCATTTATACGCAGGGCCTGGGGGGCACCTTCACCTCGACTCCGGTGAGTACGTACCCTATTGGGGTGGGTCCCACGGGGCTGGTAGCGGTGTCATTGAGCAACTCCTTTCAAACGCCTCCACTCGACTTAGTAGCTGTCAGCGCGGAGAGTAATACCTTCACGCTGCTCCTCAACAAAGGGGATGGCAGTGGCACTTTCGCGCCCGCCCCTAAACAGAACCCTCCTTATGATAATTATTTGGGCGGCAACGATAAAGGGGTGAGCCCGAAGCTGCTTACGGCCGACCTGAATGGTGACCACTGGCCCGAGTTTATTTATACCTTCGATACGCCGGCCTTCCTGCCCTATTGCGGGGTCTTTCGCCGCACCCTACTCCCTAACATTGCCCTGGATACCCGCAAGCTCGACAGCTTTAGTCCGGGCTTTGCCCCCGCTAGTGTGGCGCTCGACGATTTCGACCGCGACGGCACGCAAGATGCGGTTCTTACCGACCCGGCCGGCAACGGAGTCACCGTGCGCTTTGCTCATCGCGTTGATAAGGACCAGTCCTGGTCCAGTTCCTACTTTGCCACAAGCTGCCAGCTGACGAGCGGCCTCTCGCGGCCGATTCAGGTTGCTACGGGCGATTTGAACCGCGACTACCTACCCGATTTGGCCGTGGCCCAGGAAGGCAGCGCCAGCATTATGGTCTTTCTGAATCTACAGAATCAGCAATTTGGTGCTCAAGTGCCCTATGCCCTCTCGGCTCCCGCCCGCCAGGTGCTGCTCACCGACCTCAACGGGGATAATCAACCGGAGATGCTGGTGCTCACGGCCGATAATAAGCTGCAGGTTTTTCAGCATACCGGGGCCCTAGACGTCACGCGCTACGGCAAGCCGATGCAGCTGGCCACGGGCGATAACCCCACCACAATGCAGGTACGGGACATGAACGGCGACCAGCGCCCCGACGTGGTAGTAGCCTGCGCGGGCGACAACACGGTGCGCATCTATCTCAATCAGAGTGTGCTGGCTACGCGCCCGCAGCAGCTGGCCGGTATCGAGGTGTACCCCAACCCCGCCACCGACCAGCTAATGATAACGCGCCTGGCCACGCCGGGCGGCCCGCTTACCGCCGTGTTGCTCGATGCACTGGGCCGCGAGGTACGCCACCGCGAGCTGTCGGCGCCTCAGGTGGCGCTGTCCGTGGCCGACCTGCCGCGCGGCGTGTACGTGCTGCGCCTGACGGCAGCCGAGGGCGTATTCAGCCAGCGCATCGTTGTGCAGTGA